A stretch of the Cyanobacterium stanieri LEGE 03274 genome encodes the following:
- a CDS encoding HAD family hydrolase — translation MNRIIALDFDGVICDGMAEYFHSSRLTYEIIWEKKLEDLAYSQEVFQYLRPTIETGWEMPLIFRAMDMEKNKIKLFNQWSYFVDEILKKDCLMKELIAQQLDKVRENDINNNLDKWLNLHRFYPHIIDRIKDFINETYKIYIITTKEGKFAKQILINGGINVDKIIFWGKEQKRKKYESLQLIVNQENVKPTDICFIEDRLEALERVNQQEDLVGVKLFLASWGYNTEETRASVTSKSSIKLLSLTDFTKGDMVNLFS, via the coding sequence ATGAATCGAATTATAGCACTAGACTTTGATGGGGTCATTTGTGATGGTATGGCGGAATATTTCCATAGCAGTAGATTAACTTATGAAATCATTTGGGAAAAAAAATTAGAAGATTTAGCATATAGTCAGGAAGTTTTTCAATATTTACGTCCTACCATTGAAACTGGATGGGAAATGCCTTTGATTTTTAGGGCAATGGACATGGAAAAAAATAAAATAAAGTTATTTAATCAATGGTCTTATTTTGTTGATGAAATCCTTAAAAAAGATTGTTTAATGAAAGAATTAATAGCTCAACAATTAGACAAAGTTAGAGAAAATGATATTAATAATAATTTAGATAAATGGTTAAATTTACATAGATTTTACCCCCATATTATCGATAGGATTAAAGATTTTATTAATGAAACTTATAAGATATATATTATAACAACAAAAGAAGGTAAATTTGCTAAACAAATATTAATTAATGGGGGAATTAATGTAGATAAAATAATCTTTTGGGGTAAAGAACAAAAAAGAAAAAAGTATGAAAGTTTACAATTAATTGTAAATCAAGAAAACGTTAAACCAACGGATATTTGTTTTATTGAAGATAGATTAGAAGCATTGGAGAGGGTAAATCAACAAGAAGACCTAGTCGGGGTAAAATTATTTTTAGCCTCTTGGGGTTATAATACAGAGGAAACCAGAGCTAGTGTTACCTCAAAATCTAGTATCAAATTGTTATCTTTAACAGATTTCACTAAAGGTGATATGGTTAATTTATTCTCTTAA